In Psychrobacter sp. P11G3, a single genomic region encodes these proteins:
- a CDS encoding phosphoadenosine phosphosulfate reductase family protein yields MDKVKHVLGISGGKDSAALAIYMRDNYPELDIDYFFTDTGKELDEVYEYLSYLEGYLGKPIQYINPDRNFDFWLTQHNDYLPSPQARWCTIKMKLKPFQDWVQGFLDEGYEVRSYVAIRSDEPYRTGYDSSDEKLIVELPFREDGVDKAGVMDILENSGVGLPAYYEWRTRSGCTFCFFQRKIEWVGLLERHPEAFKEAMAYEKEALANQSPFTWSERESLEELSRPKRVAEIRADHEKRLAKMKKRIKVNPLRPDGEPELDMDDIYGQGKVCVMCHK; encoded by the coding sequence ATGGATAAGGTTAAACATGTATTAGGAATTTCTGGCGGCAAAGATAGTGCGGCATTAGCTATTTATATGCGTGATAACTACCCAGAACTAGATATCGACTACTTTTTTACTGATACCGGTAAAGAGCTTGATGAAGTATATGAATACCTATCTTATTTAGAAGGGTACTTAGGTAAACCAATTCAATATATTAATCCGGATAGAAATTTTGATTTTTGGTTGACTCAACATAATGACTACCTACCATCACCGCAAGCACGGTGGTGTACAATCAAAATGAAATTAAAGCCATTTCAGGACTGGGTTCAAGGCTTTTTAGATGAAGGGTATGAGGTGCGCTCCTATGTTGCCATTCGTTCTGATGAACCGTACCGTACTGGCTACGACTCAAGTGATGAAAAACTAATTGTTGAACTACCTTTTCGAGAAGATGGTGTCGACAAGGCTGGCGTGATGGATATCTTAGAGAACTCAGGTGTTGGTTTGCCAGCCTATTATGAATGGCGTACTCGAAGTGGCTGCACATTCTGCTTTTTCCAAAGAAAAATAGAGTGGGTAGGGCTTTTAGAACGTCATCCTGAAGCTTTCAAGGAAGCTATGGCATATGAAAAAGAGGCGTTAGCTAACCAGTCTCCATTCACTTGGTCTGAACGTGAGTCATTAGAAGAGTTAAGTCGACCCAAACGAGTGGCTGAAATTAGAGCTGATCATGAGAAGAGGCTTGCTAAAATGAAGAAGCGGATCAAAGTTAATCCGCTTCGTCCGGATGGCGAGCCTGAACTGGATATGGATGATATCTATGGTCAAGGCAAGGTTTGTGTTATGTGTCATAAGTAA
- a CDS encoding DUF262 domain-containing HNH endonuclease family protein — MDLKGAEIRKFKEMGRIINDNSNKQYPLKVPHYQRPYKWAPENVEKLITDWFNHEENSDYFCGSIVTVIHTDQPHDLIDGQQRFTTLFLANFVSLMTLRSLVLSTLKYQGYAMRFITLYDEMLGSLQHVILLDSDDSSPTSLSGLSKIKNIIIDELSNGNLDAAIETFNKYFSMTEIRSLLCNRTLNLQYDRSSFNTSLIKVMCALDINLENEKDINFSTDLDEDQIPYSTNEQTYVNSIRTIFESIKNKTNSEIKSPSHIKSIQMAISFKDIISEFIDDVKVCIVQTGNPDDAYTLFEVLNDRALALEDLDLIKNEFYKNYVLKSDSKVGEEEKDRVLQELDDKWVNEIFNKTQDYEKKLITFLAVGYITGSESIKHDNSKGFRDALKNYFNMYDSNNRYDQYKIAKDFNVFLTCKKLMEIFSLKYQKKDLVALQAEYSTETSEIYKTVHLLYAKDQFGVLLGLTNFIFRNIESISPDFEISKAKNVLEELLKINHPGSGLKYIDLHNTCTTQSKSLWKVAIMAKDYKAPRSFAISLINQHFLSSSKVSICSISVELNSQLNNEFESWLRSWRYTSSSKNTLSIRILFARLIKMSLNRSTMKLTTSTIANTISQADVAEMQLDHIEPIKVNFLAENKYFKHIDRERFVNELGNMMPLPGAQNRDKSNQPVMESFKFFEKAGLENHFILTQTRKLFEENKVPSTDSLDFYIPTEGFFEERKEFLIDMFKQVVS; from the coding sequence ATGGATCTTAAAGGTGCTGAAATTAGAAAGTTTAAAGAGATGGGACGTATTATTAATGACAATAGCAATAAGCAGTACCCCTTAAAAGTTCCGCACTATCAAAGACCATACAAGTGGGCTCCAGAGAATGTTGAGAAACTAATTACCGATTGGTTTAATCATGAAGAAAATAGTGATTATTTCTGTGGATCAATTGTAACAGTGATACATACTGATCAACCTCATGACTTAATCGATGGTCAACAAAGATTTACAACATTGTTTTTGGCAAATTTCGTAAGCCTGATGACTCTTCGATCATTGGTATTATCAACACTAAAATACCAAGGCTATGCAATGCGTTTTATTACACTCTATGATGAAATGTTAGGTAGCCTACAGCACGTTATACTTCTAGATTCTGATGATAGCAGTCCTACTTCATTATCAGGCTTAAGCAAGATAAAAAATATAATCATAGACGAGCTGAGCAATGGAAATCTTGATGCTGCTATCGAAACATTTAATAAATATTTCTCAATGACAGAAATTCGTAGCCTATTATGTAATAGAACCCTAAACCTCCAATACGATAGAAGCTCATTCAATACTTCACTTATAAAAGTAATGTGTGCACTTGATATTAACTTGGAAAACGAAAAAGATATAAACTTCTCAACAGATTTAGATGAGGACCAAATACCTTATTCAACTAATGAGCAAACATATGTAAACTCAATAAGAACTATATTTGAGAGTATTAAGAATAAAACTAACTCTGAGATTAAGTCTCCCTCTCATATTAAGTCAATACAAATGGCTATAAGTTTTAAAGATATAATCTCAGAGTTTATAGATGATGTAAAAGTTTGTATTGTTCAAACCGGTAATCCTGATGATGCCTATACGTTGTTCGAAGTATTGAATGATAGAGCTCTAGCTCTAGAAGACTTAGATTTAATAAAGAATGAGTTTTATAAGAATTACGTTTTAAAAAGTGATTCAAAAGTTGGTGAAGAAGAGAAAGATAGGGTATTACAGGAGCTAGATGATAAGTGGGTCAATGAAATATTTAATAAGACTCAAGACTACGAAAAGAAACTTATTACTTTTTTAGCTGTTGGATATATTACTGGATCAGAAAGTATAAAACATGACAACTCAAAAGGTTTTAGGGATGCTCTAAAAAATTACTTTAACATGTATGATTCGAACAACCGTTATGACCAATATAAGATAGCTAAAGATTTTAATGTTTTTCTAACTTGTAAGAAACTTATGGAGATTTTTTCCTTAAAATACCAAAAAAAGGATCTAGTTGCCTTGCAAGCAGAATATAGTACAGAAACATCAGAAATTTATAAAACTGTACATTTACTCTACGCAAAAGATCAGTTTGGTGTACTTTTAGGGCTAACAAACTTTATTTTCAGGAACATTGAGTCTATTAGTCCAGACTTTGAAATATCTAAAGCCAAAAATGTTTTAGAGGAGCTTTTAAAAATAAATCACCCAGGTAGTGGTCTAAAATATATTGATCTGCATAATACATGTACTACTCAGTCCAAGAGTTTGTGGAAAGTTGCTATTATGGCTAAAGACTACAAAGCTCCTCGTAGTTTTGCTATTTCATTAATAAATCAGCATTTTTTAAGCTCTTCTAAAGTTAGTATATGTAGTATTAGTGTTGAGCTAAACAGTCAGCTAAATAATGAATTTGAAAGCTGGCTAAGAAGTTGGAGATATACCTCTAGCAGTAAGAATACACTTTCTATTCGAATTCTTTTTGCAAGACTAATTAAAATGAGTCTAAATAGATCTACAATGAAGTTAACAACATCTACTATTGCAAATACCATAAGCCAAGCAGATGTGGCTGAAATGCAGCTTGACCATATTGAGCCTATTAAAGTTAACTTTTTAGCAGAAAATAAATATTTTAAGCATATAGATAGAGAGAGGTTTGTAAATGAGTTAGGCAATATGATGCCTTTGCCAGGAGCTCAGAATCGTGATAAATCTAACCAACCTGTTATGGAAAGTTTTAAATTTTTTGAGAAAGCGGGCTTAGAAAATCATTTTATTTTAACTCAGACTAGAAAATTATTTGAAGAGAACAAAGTACCATCTACTGATAGTTTAGATTTTTATATACCGACTGAAGGTTTCTTTGAAGAACGCAAGGAATTTTTAATTGATATGTTCAAACAAGTTGTGAGTTGA
- a CDS encoding DEAD/DEAH box helicase family protein has protein sequence MGPSFQDLNLKPVYRTGEDNLFTDFYRPLLSSAIRYDRAVGFFSSEILSCNLKGLSSLVRNNGRMRLIIGEPLEKDEYEAILHETMESRQVLTEHYINKLIEMMDGTEANTGRLQVLAYLVASKRLEIKFAVRPKGMFHEKIGVVYDEEDNCVVFQGSANETPSALFEHINAESVSVYKSWQETVFEDYGKNYIRSFEQLWEGNREDIVVLDVVSKQYERIADYIISQIKQSKNNRLDFEKILLQLDDNLEDGISLSQSALPKVPEYLGTHKFDIRPHQREALNSWRANQFTGILKHATGSGKTITSIYALTKMFEAKQKQDQSLIVMISVPYIDLAKQWVKELKLFNITPIQCFDSRSKWEGSLARNLQLVEFGSSKFVCILVVNKTLCSDHFQKAIKDINLNSLMFIGDECHRHGANQTRSLLPDAAFKLGLSATPFNDDDDMLESPFGNDAMDNILSYYQAIVHEYSLEDAILDEVLTPYDYHIIPIHLTEVEQEEYDQLSESIRKIMINSGGNLSKDNREKMVTLTSKRSRLLGSAENKIFKLRDITSNISKEKRKLTLFYVGEGKDSEDNIIIDQVTKTLRDNDWKTAQFTGKTTKRERDELLHLFKQRRVDALIAMKVLDEGIDVPACSTAYILASTKNPRQYVQRRGRVLRKFPGKTKATIHDFVVLPCPYSKSIFGKKLYESELERVRDFSLLATNKIEIESHLQELEVLRV, from the coding sequence ATGGGTCCATCATTTCAAGATTTGAATCTAAAACCTGTTTATCGTACTGGTGAAGATAATTTATTCACTGACTTTTACCGACCGTTACTATCGTCTGCTATACGCTACGATAGAGCAGTTGGTTTTTTTTCGTCAGAGATTTTGTCTTGTAATCTCAAAGGACTAAGTAGTTTAGTTAGAAATAATGGCCGCATGCGATTAATTATTGGCGAGCCACTAGAGAAAGACGAATATGAGGCTATATTACATGAAACGATGGAAAGTCGTCAGGTGTTGACCGAGCATTATATTAATAAGCTGATTGAAATGATGGATGGCACGGAAGCTAATACAGGTAGGTTGCAGGTCTTAGCTTATCTAGTCGCCTCGAAAAGGCTGGAAATTAAATTTGCTGTTCGACCGAAAGGTATGTTTCATGAAAAGATAGGGGTTGTTTATGATGAAGAAGACAACTGCGTAGTCTTTCAAGGGTCTGCAAATGAGACCCCTTCTGCTCTATTTGAACATATTAATGCTGAATCCGTAAGTGTATATAAGAGTTGGCAGGAAACCGTTTTCGAAGATTACGGTAAAAACTATATAAGGTCTTTCGAACAACTTTGGGAGGGCAATAGAGAAGATATAGTTGTTCTTGACGTAGTCTCAAAGCAATATGAGCGTATAGCTGATTATATAATCAGCCAAATTAAACAGTCTAAAAATAATAGACTGGATTTTGAAAAAATTTTATTGCAACTTGATGATAATTTAGAAGATGGTATTTCTTTATCTCAGAGTGCCTTGCCTAAAGTTCCTGAATACTTAGGTACTCATAAGTTTGATATAAGGCCGCATCAACGAGAAGCTTTGAACAGCTGGCGAGCTAATCAATTTACAGGAATTCTTAAGCATGCAACTGGCTCAGGTAAGACAATAACGTCAATATACGCTTTAACGAAGATGTTTGAGGCAAAACAAAAACAAGATCAGTCACTAATCGTAATGATTAGTGTGCCTTACATAGATTTGGCAAAGCAATGGGTGAAAGAACTTAAGCTGTTTAATATAACTCCTATTCAGTGCTTCGACAGTAGGTCTAAATGGGAGGGTTCTTTGGCGAGAAACTTGCAATTAGTTGAATTTGGGAGCTCAAAGTTCGTCTGTATTTTAGTTGTTAATAAAACACTATGTTCAGATCATTTTCAAAAAGCGATAAAAGATATTAACTTGAATAGTTTAATGTTCATAGGTGATGAATGTCATAGACATGGTGCAAACCAAACTCGTTCGCTATTGCCAGATGCAGCTTTCAAACTAGGTCTATCTGCCACACCATTCAATGATGATGACGATATGTTAGAAAGTCCATTCGGCAATGATGCAATGGATAATATCTTGAGTTATTACCAAGCCATAGTTCATGAATACAGTCTCGAAGATGCAATTCTAGATGAGGTATTAACCCCTTATGATTATCACATTATTCCAATTCATTTGACTGAGGTTGAACAAGAGGAGTATGACCAGCTATCTGAAAGCATTAGAAAAATAATGATTAATTCAGGTGGTAACCTGTCAAAAGATAATCGTGAAAAAATGGTTACCCTCACTTCAAAAAGAAGTCGTTTGTTAGGAAGTGCGGAAAACAAGATATTCAAGTTGAGAGATATAACTTCCAATATATCTAAAGAAAAACGTAAACTCACTTTATTTTATGTTGGTGAAGGTAAAGACTCTGAGGACAATATTATCATTGATCAAGTTACAAAAACTTTGAGAGATAACGATTGGAAAACAGCTCAATTTACAGGTAAGACAACTAAAAGAGAAAGAGATGAGTTATTACATTTGTTTAAGCAACGAAGAGTTGATGCCTTAATAGCGATGAAAGTTCTTGATGAAGGAATTGATGTCCCTGCCTGTAGTACTGCTTATATTCTAGCAAGTACGAAAAACCCCAGACAGTACGTTCAGCGTAGGGGAAGAGTCTTGAGAAAGTTTCCAGGTAAAACTAAAGCCACAATACATGACTTTGTAGTATTACCTTGCCCATATAGCAAATCCATTTTCGGAAAGAAGCTTTATGAGTCAGAGCTAGAAAGAGTAAGAGATTTTTCATTACTTGCAACAAATAAAATAGAGATTGAGTCACATCTACAGGAATTGGAGGTTTTGCGTGTCTAA
- a CDS encoding AAA family ATPase: protein MKIISLKMKNFRQFHGEQSIEFSTDAKKNITLIHAENGVGKTALLNAIKWCFFEETTLNFSQKDNLLNNYAHDDGDNTYYVAIEFEEDSEYFYCERGYNDISKNYFKMTRDDFETGVKPINDPELFINSILPKEMSEYFFFQGEGVGSFTKAKVGHNREVKEAIQNILGFKTAQQAIDDLGDIKKDYRKEVATRNKGSELAKLSEEISKLEQEKIAKDSRLGLCDKNIGMYEQLILDIDEKLANSNSTVVKQNHQNRAKLDKQKSILIQRIKGKEVEKVRLIKMYGAHVFAKKLASQALDFINEEEFKGTIPAPYNENLVRQILEEHACICGAPIHDNSEAYNNISKLLKSAADPDQGNRVIRARETLKSIQTKNEGAKGHLLANQNDLIQLHNNLEDTKRELEEISLRMTEFNIDEIVSLENQRKSHQQHKDTEYRTQGRLEVETDRLKRSIDATQSKINQLQAQSTGIDIYQESLDILNEVESLLINTLQKAEESSFNELSKLINDTLDLYVRQDFKAKIDKETFNIRLIDNQNRNVAMSDGQQLLLSLTFISSLIQLAATRKNAQGEILTPGVIAPFVIDAPFGVLDNTYKGNMAKSIPESVEQVVFLLSSSHWEGTVEENIRERVGKEYNLVAEVASSQGSKELNPIFVKGNKVDTVRYDCGIDRTVIEEVKV, encoded by the coding sequence GTGAAGATAATTTCTTTAAAGATGAAAAACTTCAGGCAGTTCCATGGCGAGCAATCAATAGAGTTTTCTACCGATGCAAAAAAAAATATCACTCTAATCCATGCTGAAAATGGAGTTGGTAAAACAGCTTTGCTGAATGCTATCAAATGGTGCTTTTTCGAAGAAACGACTCTTAACTTTAGTCAGAAAGATAATTTACTAAATAACTATGCTCACGATGACGGGGATAATACCTATTATGTTGCTATCGAATTCGAGGAGGATAGTGAATATTTTTATTGTGAGCGAGGTTATAACGATATAAGTAAAAATTACTTTAAAATGACTAGGGACGACTTCGAGACTGGTGTTAAACCAATTAATGATCCTGAGTTGTTCATAAACTCGATACTTCCGAAAGAGATGTCTGAGTACTTCTTCTTCCAAGGAGAAGGGGTAGGCAGCTTTACAAAAGCTAAAGTAGGACATAACAGAGAAGTTAAAGAGGCTATTCAGAATATACTAGGGTTTAAAACAGCTCAGCAAGCAATTGATGACCTTGGTGATATCAAAAAAGATTATCGAAAAGAAGTGGCTACAAGAAATAAAGGTTCGGAATTAGCTAAGCTTAGTGAGGAAATATCAAAATTAGAGCAAGAAAAAATTGCTAAGGACTCACGTTTGGGCCTTTGTGATAAAAATATAGGAATGTATGAGCAACTAATTTTAGATATTGATGAAAAGTTAGCAAACAGTAATAGCACCGTGGTTAAACAGAACCATCAAAATCGCGCCAAACTCGATAAGCAAAAAAGCATTCTCATACAAAGAATTAAGGGTAAAGAGGTTGAAAAGGTTAGACTTATTAAAATGTACGGCGCGCATGTCTTTGCGAAAAAACTGGCATCTCAAGCTTTAGACTTTATTAATGAAGAAGAGTTTAAGGGAACGATACCAGCACCATATAATGAGAATCTAGTTAGACAGATACTTGAAGAACATGCGTGTATTTGTGGCGCTCCTATTCATGACAATTCCGAAGCTTACAATAATATTAGTAAGTTGTTGAAGAGTGCTGCAGATCCTGATCAGGGTAATAGAGTAATTCGAGCACGTGAAACACTCAAGTCAATTCAAACGAAGAATGAAGGTGCTAAAGGTCATTTATTAGCCAATCAAAACGACTTAATTCAGCTTCATAATAATTTGGAGGACACAAAGCGAGAGCTTGAAGAAATATCATTGAGAATGACAGAGTTTAATATTGACGAGATTGTTAGCTTAGAGAACCAAAGGAAGTCACACCAGCAGCATAAAGATACTGAATATCGAACTCAAGGTCGGTTAGAGGTAGAAACGGACAGGTTGAAAAGATCTATTGATGCGACACAAAGTAAAATCAATCAATTGCAAGCTCAATCAACAGGGATTGATATTTATCAAGAGTCACTAGACATACTTAATGAAGTGGAGTCTTTGTTAATTAATACACTTCAAAAGGCAGAAGAAAGCAGTTTTAACGAACTTTCAAAGCTAATTAATGACACTTTAGATTTATACGTTCGACAGGACTTTAAGGCTAAAATAGATAAAGAGACATTTAATATTCGTCTCATTGATAATCAAAATAGAAATGTAGCAATGAGTGATGGCCAACAGCTTTTATTGAGTCTGACCTTTATATCTAGCTTAATTCAGCTGGCTGCTACAAGAAAAAATGCTCAAGGTGAAATCCTAACTCCAGGGGTCATAGCACCTTTCGTTATTGATGCTCCTTTTGGTGTTCTTGATAATACTTATAAAGGTAATATGGCTAAATCTATTCCTGAGTCGGTTGAGCAGGTTGTTTTCTTATTATCCTCTAGTCATTGGGAGGGTACAGTAGAAGAAAATATCAGAGAAAGAGTAGGCAAAGAATATAATCTAGTTGCAGAAGTAGCATCTTCTCAAGGGAGCAAGGAGCTTAATCCTATATTTGTCAAAGGGAATAAGGTTGATACCGTACGTTATGACTGTGGCATCGATAGAACAGTTATTGAGGAGGTGAAAGTATGA
- a CDS encoding DNA phosphorothioation-associated protein 4, which produces MMGRNNKTDWRGLNVNRERRHENLIHNLVEDKETAIFTYNKDLMIFAAMIGYAYNKRLSLSGDKISITLGTYYNTEDDGFIYLLALMENKNATCLKDPNLSDSIKIFEDYCNGGLDIIQDWFRSNPTDNSRVETLEAKIWEYMKSQEGLEQGISNDDLDVDF; this is translated from the coding sequence ATGATGGGACGGAATAATAAAACCGATTGGCGAGGGTTAAATGTTAATCGTGAAAGAAGACATGAAAATTTAATTCATAATCTGGTTGAGGATAAAGAGACAGCAATCTTTACCTACAACAAGGATCTTATGATTTTCGCTGCAATGATTGGTTATGCTTATAATAAGAGATTATCTTTATCAGGCGATAAAATATCGATAACGTTAGGAACATATTATAATACTGAAGACGACGGCTTTATATATTTATTAGCATTGATGGAAAATAAAAATGCTACCTGTTTAAAGGATCCCAACCTATCTGACTCAATTAAAATCTTTGAAGATTACTGTAATGGCGGGTTGGATATTATTCAAGACTGGTTTAGAAGCAACCCCACAGATAACAGTAGAGTTGAAACTCTAGAAGCTAAAATTTGGGAGTATATGAAGAGTCAAGAAGGTTTGGAACAAGGTATCAGTAATGATGACTTAGATGTGGATTTCTGA
- a CDS encoding tyrosine-type recombinase/integrase, with protein sequence MDNTNMSLNNTQIKNLKPTQKAIDSKRPDKHSDGQGLQLWVRYTGVKSWISAYRWQGKQQTLTIGTYPVMSLQSARQRNLEIKRLIVDGINPKDDKKKTRAENDGSKAFDTIAQCWHNDRKAHIAPTTHSRDYSQYQRDIKPVIGHMNINEITAPDVLAIGKAIEARGASDMARRAIRQTGQVFKQAIREGLTNLNPADDLTEALKPHKVKHHSRITSQQLPKLLQDINAYDGDVLVKLGLWFMCYTFVRTQELRFMEWSEIDYKDKLWRIPADKMKMDRPHLVPLTPQTMAILEQIKTLGFSDKYVFFNPSTRKPYSTNAFITALWRMGYKGRMTGHGFRGLASTTLHEQEFMHEAIELQLAHEKENKISKAYNGAQHLPYRTDMMHQWANYIDDAFAGKTEVRIDDSKV encoded by the coding sequence ATGGATAATACCAACATGAGTCTAAATAATACACAGATAAAAAATCTTAAGCCTACCCAAAAAGCAATAGACTCAAAACGACCTGATAAACATAGTGATGGTCAAGGGTTACAATTATGGGTGCGTTATACAGGCGTTAAGTCATGGATCAGCGCCTACCGCTGGCAAGGCAAACAGCAAACCCTTACTATCGGTACTTACCCAGTAATGAGCCTACAAAGTGCACGCCAGCGCAATCTTGAGATCAAAAGATTAATAGTTGATGGCATTAACCCAAAAGACGATAAGAAAAAAACACGAGCAGAAAATGACGGATCAAAGGCTTTCGATACGATAGCTCAGTGTTGGCATAATGACCGTAAAGCACATATAGCACCTACTACCCATAGCCGTGACTACTCACAATATCAGCGCGATATTAAGCCCGTCATTGGTCATATGAATATAAATGAGATAACTGCGCCTGATGTTTTAGCTATTGGTAAAGCTATCGAAGCTAGGGGCGCTAGTGATATGGCAAGACGCGCAATACGTCAAACAGGGCAAGTCTTTAAACAAGCCATACGTGAGGGCTTAACCAACCTCAACCCAGCCGACGACCTAACTGAAGCACTAAAACCGCATAAGGTAAAGCACCATAGTCGCATCACAAGCCAGCAACTACCAAAGCTACTACAAGACATTAACGCCTATGATGGTGATGTACTGGTGAAGCTAGGCCTATGGTTTATGTGCTATACGTTTGTGAGAACGCAGGAATTACGCTTTATGGAATGGAGCGAGATAGACTATAAAGACAAGTTATGGCGCATACCTGCCGATAAAATGAAAATGGATAGACCGCATTTAGTGCCGCTTACACCGCAAACAATGGCGATCTTAGAGCAAATCAAGACGCTAGGCTTTTCGGACAAGTATGTCTTCTTTAATCCATCGACGCGTAAGCCATACAGTACCAATGCTTTTATTACTGCCCTATGGCGCATGGGCTATAAAGGCAGAATGACAGGGCACGGATTTCGCGGACTTGCCAGCACTACCTTACATGAACAAGAGTTTATGCACGAAGCTATAGAGCTACAGCTGGCACATGAAAAAGAAAACAAAATAAGCAAAGCCTACAATGGAGCTCAACACTTGCCTTATCGTACCGACATGATGCATCAATGGGCTAATTATATTGATGATGCGTTTGCTGGCAAGACTGAAGTTAGGATAGATGATTCAAAAGTGTAA
- the gatB gene encoding Asp-tRNA(Asn)/Glu-tRNA(Gln) amidotransferase subunit GatB — translation MSTATTDNNAVREHAVRKELFVDGYEVVIGIEIHCQLNTESKIFSSAPTDFGHEPNSQASIVDLGLPGVLPVLNAGVVDRALKFGIGVNAELGLFNTFDRKNYFYPDLPKGYQITQMANPIVGVGYIDVVVNEGEKNEYPKRMGITRAHLEEDAGKSVHDAVDGMTGVDLNRAGTPLIEIVSEPDMRSAHEALAYIKAIHQLVTWLGISDAVMAEGSFRCDCNVSVRKPGADLGTRTELKNLNSFRFIERAINREIERQIDILEDGGKVVQATMLYDPERDETRVMRTKEDANDYRYFPDPDLLPVRIEQHTVDAIKAAMPELPVARRARFEEALGLSEYDARILTGSRQIADYFEDVVAEIGQQDAKMAGNWVMGDLLGALNKDDTDIIDSPISAKQLAGMLKRIKDDTLSGKLAKKVFSALYEREGGDGDDAADKIIKDKGLKQETDTGAIKAMVEEVIAKNEAMVEEYRGGKEKAFNGLVGQVMKASRGSANPQQVNQILKELLG, via the coding sequence ATGAGTACAGCTACTACTGATAACAATGCCGTCCGTGAACACGCCGTGCGTAAAGAGCTATTTGTCGATGGCTATGAAGTGGTCATCGGTATCGAGATTCACTGTCAGCTAAATACGGAAAGTAAGATTTTCTCAAGTGCGCCGACTGATTTTGGTCATGAGCCAAACAGCCAAGCAAGCATCGTCGATTTGGGTTTACCTGGCGTATTACCAGTGCTAAATGCTGGTGTGGTCGATCGCGCGCTAAAATTCGGTATCGGTGTCAATGCTGAGCTGGGTCTATTTAATACGTTTGACCGTAAAAACTACTTTTACCCTGACTTGCCTAAAGGCTATCAAATCACCCAGATGGCTAATCCTATCGTAGGCGTTGGCTATATCGATGTCGTGGTCAACGAAGGCGAAAAGAACGAATATCCGAAACGTATGGGTATTACTCGCGCGCATCTAGAAGAAGACGCGGGTAAATCTGTCCATGACGCAGTCGACGGTATGACTGGCGTGGATTTGAACCGTGCTGGTACGCCGCTGATAGAAATCGTCTCTGAGCCGGATATGCGCTCAGCTCACGAAGCACTTGCTTATATCAAAGCCATTCATCAGCTAGTCACTTGGCTAGGTATCTCAGACGCAGTGATGGCCGAAGGCTCATTCCGCTGTGACTGTAACGTCTCTGTGCGCAAGCCAGGTGCTGATCTCGGTACGCGTACTGAGCTAAAGAACCTAAACTCGTTCCGCTTTATCGAACGTGCTATCAATCGTGAAATCGAACGTCAAATCGATATCCTAGAAGATGGCGGCAAAGTCGTACAAGCAACGATGCTATATGATCCAGAGCGCGACGAAACTCGTGTGATGCGTACCAAAGAAGACGCCAACGACTATCGCTATTTCCCTGATCCTGACCTGCTACCTGTCCGTATCGAGCAGCATACGGTTGATGCGATTAAAGCGGCGATGCCTGAGCTACCTGTGGCACGTCGTGCACGCTTCGAAGAAGCACTTGGTCTATCAGAATATGATGCTCGTATCCTCACTGGTAGTCGTCAAATTGCTGACTACTTCGAAGATGTAGTGGCTGAAATCGGTCAGCAAGATGCCAAAATGGCTGGCAACTGGGTCATGGGTGACTTACTCGGCGCCCTGAACAAAGATGACACCGACATCATCGACTCCCCTATCAGCGCCAAACAATTGGCTGGCATGCTTAAGCGTATCAAAGATGACACACTATCTGGCAAATTGGCCAAAAAAGTCTTTAGTGCTCTATATGAGCGTGAAGGCGGCGATGGCGATGATGCAGCAGATAAAATCATCAAAGACAAAGGCCTCAAGCAAGAGACCGATACTGGTGCTATCAAAGCGATGGTCGAAGAAGTCATCGCAAAAAATGAAGCGATGGTCGAAGAATATCGCGGCGGTAAAGAAAAAGCCTTTAACGGTCTGGTCGGTCAGGTCATGAAAGCCAGTCGCGGTAGTGCTAACCCACAGCAAGTGAACCAAATTCTAAAAGAATTATTGGGTTGA